Proteins encoded in a region of the Onthophagus taurus isolate NC chromosome 10, IU_Otau_3.0, whole genome shotgun sequence genome:
- the LOC111428422 gene encoding cAMP-dependent protein kinase catalytic subunit alpha-like, translating to MVDTKFINHCNDFDGFLKKSKKAFEERWQMKFESNAKLSEFEIIKTLGTGSFGRVSLVRHCSQKQKIYAMKIMEKAHLVKLKQVSHVMSEIRILDAVQFEFLINMQYFFKGNVYIYLVMPFINGGEMFSHLRMQRKFDEMLAKFYAAQIILAFEYLHNLGIIYRDLKPENILIDKDGYLKITDYGFCKKIDNSRTYTLCGTPEYLAPEIIMSQGYNKSVDWWAIGIIIYEMSAGYPPFYAKDPLKIYEKIVSGKFVCPPHFSKPLKDLLNAIIQVDRSKRYGMLKNGARDVKAHDWFKSIDWDAILYKKVKPSFKPKVVDPEDSTNFDRYEEIELRESEIEEFPNEFAEILLKT from the exons atggtTGATACGAAATTTATTAACCATTGCAACGATTTCGACggattcttaaaaaaatcgaaaaaagcCTTCGAGGAACGCTGGCAGATGAAGTTCGAATCAAACGCAAAATTGAGCGAATTTGAGATTATAAAAACCTTGGGAACTGGATCGTTTGGAAGAGTTTCTTTGGTTCGACATTGTTCgcaaaaacagaaaatataCGCGATGAAAATTATGGAAAAAGCACATTTGGTGAAATTAAAACAAGTCAGTCACGTGATGTCAGAAATACGAATTTTAGATGCGGTTCAATTTGAGTTTTTGATAAACatgcaatattttttcaagGGAAATGTGTATATTTATTTAGTGATGCCTTTTATTAACGGCGGAGAAATGTTCAGCCACTTAAGAATGCAAAGGAAATTCGATGAAATGTTGGCAAAGTTTTACGCGGCCCAAATCATTTTAGCTTTTGAATATTTACACAATTTGGGAATTATTTATCGTGATTTAAAAcccgaaaatattttaatcgataaagacggttatttaaaaataacggaTTACGGATTTTGTAAGAAAATTGATAACAGTCGGACATATACTTTATGTG gaACTCCGGAATATTTAGCCCCAGAAATAATTATGTCTCAAGGTTACAATAAATCCGTTGATTGGTGGGCAATCGGAATAATAATATACGAAATGTCTGCGGGGTACCCACCATTTTACGCCAAAGATCCTTTAAAAATCTACGAGAAAATCGTATCTGGAAAATTTGTTTGCCCTCCACACTTTTCTAAACCCTTAAAAGATCTTCTCAACGCAATCATTCAAGTTGACCGATCAAAACGTTACGGAATGCTTAAAAATGGAGCAAGAGATGTTAAAGCACACGATTGGTTTAAATCAATCGATTGGGACgcaattttatacaaaaaagttaaaccaAGTTTTAAACCTAAAGTTGTTGATCCCGAAGATAGCACCAATTTTGATCGATACGAAGAAATTGAGTTAAGAGAATCGGAAATTGAAGAATTTCCTAATGAATTTGCTGaaattttacttaaaacataa